The following is a genomic window from Chryseobacterium sp. StRB126.
TCCTTTTATAACCAGAATTTTTGTAAAACTTAATAATGTAGCTTCTTTTCCGGATCAATATATTTCCAGCTTTATCATACATCATAAGATAGTTGTTATTATCACCAAAAGGATACCTCTTCACAATTCCGTCTCTCCCGAATTCCGTCCCGTCTTCTGCAATGATTGTATTCTTACTGAAGGGTAGGGAAGCATAGTAAACATTGTTGGAGAAGTCCTCTTTTTTCTTGGCTACATAGAAGTCGGAGAGTTTCAGAACATTTAAACCATTATTCAGGGTTCCAAGGTAAAGCTTGTTGAATTTCCATCCATAAAACATAGAGCAATAGGAGTGGCTTCCTATTTCGTTGTATTTTACTAAAAATTTAAGAGAAGGTTTCTTTGGATTGCCTACTACAATGTAAATATCATTGTGATTGATAACAAAAGTTTGATTGGTAATCTGCTGCCAATAAATCCTCGTATTAGGGTCATTAAAAAGATTCGGTTCATCATGAATGGAAACTTTCCCGTTATCAATAGAATAAGTCTTTCTATTCCTGATGTCATTAATAAAAAGAACTTCATTGAATACAAACATGTTGTTAAGATCCTTATTAGAAAAAGGAATGGATATTTTTATTTCATTCCCTTTATGATCCTTATAAATGATGAGGTTGTTTTGGGTAAAATTATAGGTTGAATTTTTAAGCCTTACAAAGTACTGGATGTCATTGTAAAAATTACAGGCTAGGATATTATTTGCAACCCGGTGCACCCATTCATTCCCCGTTGTAAAAGTGATCTTGTCACTGCTGTGAAGCTGTGTCAACGTGGGAAATCTGTTTTTAATAATGACCTTGCTTTCCTGGAAGTCATTAAGTACTGTAATGCTGTCCTGAGATGGGTCACCAATAAATTCACCAAAGTGAAGATTATTTATTTTAAAATTGTTGAAAGTAATAAAGGAACTTCCGTCATACCGTACAAGACCATTTTCTGTAGAGATCCAGATAAAGCCATACTTGTCCTTAACAATGGCCTTTGCACTGCTTTGTGGAAGTCCATTGTCAATATTATACCAGGTAGAAGTATAGTGTTGTCCGTAGATGTTGAAATATAAGCAAGTAAAAAACAATGCCCAAACTCTCATGTAAAACTGATCTGTGTTTCCTGCTAAAGCAAAAAACGGTTAATAATAGTTTTTGTACAAGTCGAAGTTTTTTTAATAGATAAGAACGATTGGAAATAAATTTTTGTCATTAGTTTTTTGTCTCTGTGTTTTGAAGTGTTAAAATGGTTTTGTTTGATGGTGTAAAAATAATGAAATTATACAGATAAATTAGCATGTTTTGATTTGTTTTAATATGAGTTTTGTCGGCATTTGTCGACGCTAATGCTGATATTAGTCGGCTTTTTTGTAGTAGTATTTCTACGCCAGGTGATAATTTATTTTACGAAATCGGTTATAATGAACCTGTTTTTGTTTTTTTAAAATTCATTTTCTATAGAATCTGAACATTTTTTAATATTATAGAAACGAGGGCTAAGAGGATGAGTTATTATCTGTTGTTATTGAAACACAATAAGATAAAGTTTGTTGACTGATGTTTTTTTCTATCTGGCGTAATTTATTGTGGATAGTCTTTGGCTATTAGGTTTTTGTAGTAAAAGTTTTACAAAAATATGATGTTTATTCTATAGTTTTTTTTTGACCGGATATGGCAGTATGCCTACTTTTGCAAACAGTTCCCATCGTGATGAATAGAGATTGTTTACTCTAATAAAGATTCTAAGAACACAAACGATTTAGCTCAAAAAATAAAGGTCTCTGCAGGAGATCTTTTGTTTTTTTTCTCATGAAATCAGAATCTGATTAAATCCAAATGCAACATTAGAGATTCATCAATTTTTAAAATATTAAAAAAAGTAGAGTTATTGTTTTTTTATACTTTCCCGAAAAGTTCACCATACGGATTTTAATTTGTATTTTTATTTTTATAATTTTAATTAATTATAAGAAAAAAACAAGATGAAAAGAAGCGAAGAAATTACCCATCAGTATTTTAATTTTTTAGAAAATCATATCCAGCAAGTGATTTCAGGAGATGTGTCTGAATTTATGGAGGTAAATGAAATTGCTGGAAAGCTAGCTGTCTCTCACAAGCACCTTACCGATACCATAAAAAAAGAAACAGGACAACATCCCTGTTACTTTTATGATGATGCAATTATCAGGCAAGCTAAACAAATGCTTACAGATTCAGAATATTCTGTCGCAGAAATTGCCCGTATATTTACGTATGATCCCTCAAATTTTTCAAAATTCTTCAAAAAAATGACAGGCGAAACACCCGGAGTTTTCAGAAAGGCCTCAGGAGGATAAGTTTAATTTCTTCCAAAAAACCTGATAGATAGTATGGTTTTATACAATTTATTTCTTTATTTTGTGATTAAATATAAAAAGTGTAGTTATCAGTATGGTTTCTGAAATGAATGTTTTCAATTTTAAAAAAACATTGAAAAAATAATCTTTTATAAATGAGATAGTTGTATTATATGGGATGTCTTTTTGTGATTTCTTTATTTATATTTCTTTATGGCTTTCTTTTTTTTATTAAATTTAAATCTAGAAAATTAATTAAATCAAAAATTGATAAAACGGCTGATATATAATTAAATTGGTATGAAACTGATGTGCCTTTAATATTTTTTTAATCACATTGATCTTATGATACCTTGTTTATAGTTATATATTTGTTATACAGAACACCACTAAATAACTTAGGATGAATATTGACTTTGCAACAGCAACATTTAAAGATTTTGAGAATATCCCTGATTTTGATATTTCTCAAAGAGCAAATTATTTTTATGAATTTCTAGATGAGATGAAATCTAGAGGTCACATGAATTACAGACTGAAAAATACTTCAGGAACCGATGCAATATTAAACATTGATATTGCTAACCAGAATAAACAGTATGTAAGTTTTGTGACAAGCGATTACTTAGGGTTAACGCAGCACCCGAAAGTAAAACAGGCTGCTATTGATGGGATCGAAAAATATGGTACAGGTACAGGAGCCTCACCTCTTATTGGAGGATATTTTGATTATCATAATGCAATAGAAAAAAAAATTGCAGAATTTTTTGGAAGGAATGAAGATGAAGTAGTGCTTTTTACTTCCGGCTATACGGCTAATAGTGCTACTTTACAGATTCTGATGCAGAAGGAAGATATTGCGATTTTAGATATGGGAGTACACGCCAGTGTGCATGAAGGATGTGCTTTTACAAATAAAAAGACATTTCCTCACAATAATTTGGAGGCTTTGGAACACATTTTGAAGGTATGTGAAAATACGTACCGTACAAAGCTTGTTATCGTGGATGGAGTTTACTCTCAGGAAGGGGACACTTCACGCGCTAAGGAAATTTGTGATCTTGTGAAAAAATATAATGCTTATCTGATGGTAGATGACGCACATGGAGTGGGGGTTTTGGGAGAAACCGGTAGAGGAGCTCTAGAAGATGATGCCTTATTTGATAAAGTAGATTTTATGACAGGAACATTCAGCAAGACTTTCGGTAACCTGGGAGGATATGTGATTGCAAATAAAAAAATTGCATCATTTCTTAAGTTCCAGTCTCGTCAGCATATTTTCTCAGTGACGCCTCCACCATCTTCCTTCGGAATTTTGAAAGCAATTGATTTGATTGATGAAGAACCATTCTGGCAACAGAAACTCTGGGATAATATTAATTATTTTAAAAAAGGACTGAATGATTTAGGTTTAGATACCGGAATTACCTGTTCGGCGATTATTCCTGTGAAAATTGGAGATCAAAGTAAAATGTGGGATATAGGAAGGATATTGCTTGAAAACGGAGTATATACAAATCCTATTATGTATCCGGCTGTGGCAAGAAAAGATGCTCGTATCAGAATGAGTGTAACGGCAAGACACCAGAAAGAACATCTCGACAAAACACTTAATGTCTTTGATGATATTAATAAAAAAATGCATATTGCAAAAAAATAATAAATTATGCCTAGAAAAGTAGTGCAGGGCCCAATTAGGGACAAAGAAAAAACCAAACAAAAACTGCTGGCAGCAGTAGGTAAAATTTTGAGAGTAAAAGGCTATTCCGGTCTGAAAGTAAGTAAGATTGCTGCAGTAGCAGGTTTTGATAAAAAGCTTATCTATGAGTACTTTGGAAGTACTGATAAACTTATTGACGAATACATCAAGTCTCAGGATTATTGGAGTAAATTCAGCCCGAATATTGAAGAAGAAATTCATATCGGTAAAGGCAAAGAAGCTTTAACTCAGGGTATTCTTACACAGTTTGATAATCTGAAAAAAAACAAAGAGCTCCAGAAAATTATTCTTTGGGAACTTTCTGAAAGTAAACCAATCCTTAAAAATATCCTCAAACAAAGAGAAGATGTAGCTGCTAATCTATTTGAAAATGTAACAGATCCTTATTTTGGAGAAAATGCTACAAACGTTAGAGCAATGTTAGCTTTAATAGCAGCAGGAGTTTACTATCTGAACCTATTCCCTGCATACAACGGGACAGAATTCTGTGGTATTGATATGAGAACTGATGAAGGAAGGGATGAAGTTAAAAAAGTAATCGTTGAGATTATAGATCATTACTACAATACAAAAAAATGATAATTGAAAGTTTTCTGATTGGACCAAAAATAAGTTTTTGTGGATAATTTGAAAACTTTTAATTTTCAAATTAAAACTATATTTCTTATTTTTGACCAATGGAAAATTTTATAGTATCTGCAAGAAAGTATCGTCCTCAAGAGTTTGACACAGTGGTAGGACAATCCCATATTACGGATACTTTAGAACATGCAATTGAAGAGAGTCAACTTGCTCAGGCGTTGCTTTTCTGCGGTCCTCGTGGTGTAGGTAAAACTACTTGTGCCAGGATTTTAGCAAGAAAAATCAACGAGAAAGATGGCTCTGTTTCAGAAGATGGCTTTGCTTATAATATCTATGAGTTGGATGCAGCATCCAATAACTCTGTAGATGATATCAGAGAACTGATAGATCAGGTACGCTTTGCTCCTCAGGTTGGTAAATACAAAGTATATATCATAGACGAGGTTCATATGCTGTCTTCTGCAGCCTTCAATGCTTTTCTTAAGACTTTGGAAGAGCCACCGGCTCATGCCATTTTCATTTTGGCTACTACGGAAAAGCATAAAATTATTCCAACCATTCTATCCCGTTGCCAGATTTATGATTTTAAAAGAATCACTATTGATGACATTCAGGGACACCTTAGAAATATAGCTCAAAAAGAAAACATCCAGTACGAGGATGACGCCTTGTACCTGATTGCTCAGAAAGCTGATGGTGCTTTAAGAGACGCTCTTTCTATCTTCGACAGGCTTTCTACATTCTCTCAGAGAAATATTACGTTGGCAAAAGCTGCTGAAGTACTAAATATTCTGGATTACGATCAATATCTGAATATTGTGGATCTTGCCAAGGAAAACAAAATTCCTGAAGTTCTTTCTGCTTTTAATGATATTGTTAAAAAAGGTTTTGATCCTCATATATTTGTTGCCGGACTTGGTAATCATTTCAGAGATTTAATGATGGCTCAAAACGCTTCAACCATAGATTTGATTGAAGTAGGAGAGAAAACAAAATCTAAGTTTGTAGAGCAAGGCAAGAAATGGAGTGCACAGCTACTTATTGACGGGATTGAAATCTGTAATCATGCAGATATTAATTACAAAAATTCCAAGAACCCAAGACTTACTGTTGAGATTGCATTAATGCAATTGGCTTCGCTGACTGCTAATTCAGACGTTACAAAAAAAAAAATTCCTGATACTGGCTCCGTTTCTCAGTGAGAAGCAGGAAGTGAAAATCCCTGAAAAAGTTCAGGAGAAAAAAGAGCCCGTTAAAACGGAACAAAATATTCAGACTGAAAGCGTTAAGGCTGCTGTCATTAGCAAAACCTCAAAACCCTTATCAAGACCAGGAGTTTCTTCAGGTTTCAGTATCAATTCTTTTCTAAATAAAGAAGAAAAAACTGAGGTAGCAGAAGATGTTGTGGTGAGAGCCGATAATCTGCCCAAAAACCATTTTACAGATACAGACCTTCAGGCAGAATGGAAAATTATGCTTAAACAGCTGCAGATAAAAAATAATTTTGTTTTTAATGCAGTGAAAACCTTTAAGCTGGAGAAAACA
Proteins encoded in this region:
- a CDS encoding aminotransferase class I/II-fold pyridoxal phosphate-dependent enzyme, which produces MNIDFATATFKDFENIPDFDISQRANYFYEFLDEMKSRGHMNYRLKNTSGTDAILNIDIANQNKQYVSFVTSDYLGLTQHPKVKQAAIDGIEKYGTGTGASPLIGGYFDYHNAIEKKIAEFFGRNEDEVVLFTSGYTANSATLQILMQKEDIAILDMGVHASVHEGCAFTNKKTFPHNNLEALEHILKVCENTYRTKLVIVDGVYSQEGDTSRAKEICDLVKKYNAYLMVDDAHGVGVLGETGRGALEDDALFDKVDFMTGTFSKTFGNLGGYVIANKKIASFLKFQSRQHIFSVTPPPSSFGILKAIDLIDEEPFWQQKLWDNINYFKKGLNDLGLDTGITCSAIIPVKIGDQSKMWDIGRILLENGVYTNPIMYPAVARKDARIRMSVTARHQKEHLDKTLNVFDDINKKMHIAKK
- the dnaX gene encoding DNA polymerase III subunit gamma/tau, which gives rise to MENFIVSARKYRPQEFDTVVGQSHITDTLEHAIEESQLAQALLFCGPRGVGKTTCARILARKINEKDGSVSEDGFAYNIYELDAASNNSVDDIRELIDQVRFAPQVGKYKVYIIDEVHMLSSAAFNAFLKTLEEPPAHAIFILATTEKHKIIPTILSRCQIYDFKRITIDDIQGHLRNIAQKENIQYEDDALYLIAQKADGALRDALSIFDRLSTFSQRNITLAKAAEVLNILDYDQYLNIVDLAKENKIPEVLSAFNDIVKKGFDPHIFVAGLGNHFRDLMMAQNASTIDLIEVGEKTKSKFVEQGKKWSAQLLIDGIEICNHADINYKNSKNPRLTVEIALMQLASLTANSDVTKKKIPDTGSVSQ
- a CDS encoding helix-turn-helix domain-containing protein; translation: MKRSEEITHQYFNFLENHIQQVISGDVSEFMEVNEIAGKLAVSHKHLTDTIKKETGQHPCYFYDDAIIRQAKQMLTDSEYSVAEIARIFTYDPSNFSKFFKKMTGETPGVFRKASGG
- a CDS encoding TetR/AcrR family transcriptional regulator, whose translation is MPRKVVQGPIRDKEKTKQKLLAAVGKILRVKGYSGLKVSKIAAVAGFDKKLIYEYFGSTDKLIDEYIKSQDYWSKFSPNIEEEIHIGKGKEALTQGILTQFDNLKKNKELQKIILWELSESKPILKNILKQREDVAANLFENVTDPYFGENATNVRAMLALIAAGVYYLNLFPAYNGTEFCGIDMRTDEGRDEVKKVIVEIIDHYYNTKK